Part of the Lotus japonicus ecotype B-129 chromosome 6, LjGifu_v1.2 genome, AGCGATGCACGAGAGGACTGTGATGGCAGGTGGAACCTATGGATATCTGGCTCCAGAGTTTGTGTACAGAAACGAGCTCACAACGAAGAGTGATGTTTATAGTTTTGGTGTCCTGCTACTTGAAATAGTGAGTGGACGTAGACCTGCACAGGCAGTTGATTCTGTGGGATGGCAGAGCATATTTGAATGGGCCACGCCTCTGGTGCAAGCTCATCGCTACCATGAACTCCTCGATCCTCATATATCTTCCTCGTCTTCTAGTATCATCCCGGAGGCTAGTACCATCCAGAAGGTGGTTGACCTTGTTTATTCATGCACGCAGCATGTCCCTTCAATGCGCCCTAGAATGTCACATGTTGTTCATCAGCTACAACAGTTTGTCCAGCCACCTACAAAGTGAAGTTCATGTAGAAGTCTTACCTTCAAGATTCTGTATCTTTACTTCAAAGTGGAGATTATCTTTTTGTTTCTTGACGTAGAACAGATATAATATGTACTTTAACCTGCCCTTCTCGAGGGTTGAAATTAGCTTTGCAAAGTGGTAAGCAGGAGCTAAATTTAtagtatgtttggatcaacttctattTCCTAGGAATCAATTGTGAAATCCAGAAGATACTCAAAGGATTCTCCACAGAATTGAGTCTGGCTTtgaaatcaattgtagaagatttTCCAAACATCAAATTAGACTAGGTAAATACTGGAGGCATACATGCACTGTAATTTGTATAAGGTACTACTGATATTGATGAAACTTTGCAATTTCTTTTCCATTATTTGCATAATTACGAAAAGGATATAAAAAAGGAAATAGGACATTTGTTCTTTACAAGCTATAGAAGCAGCTTATTGTGGAAATGAGATTGGGATAAGGGTTGGGGACGTCAAACTTTACAAACAGTTCAGTCTTGGAAGGGCCCATTTGGTTTACCGttagaaaatatgaaaaaaaagatGAAACATTTTTGTTGAAGTAACAATTACTCAGTCCTTAGTGGTGTGTGGTGTTTCTAGTTAATATAGGTGGATGAAATGCCATATAGTCAGAATGCAATTTCCTTTTCGTAAATCGTAAGATACACCTTGAGTTTGTTGTCTGGCCTATAAGATGATTATAACTGCTCTACTTTTGGTTGTTCAAGGAACTTCATTTACGCGAGTAAGATAAATATTTTAAGGAAACTAGCACTAACTAAAGAGCTTCCTATATTAGGTGAGGAAAGAAAGAATAGTTAAAGAATTGCACGAAAATGAATAAATATAAGACATACATTTACAAACATTGAAATGGATTCCTGGTAGCTTATACACTTTCATGATGAATTACAATGTCGACAACAAAAAGCTACAATCAACATGTACAAGACGCACTTGAAGGCTTGAAAACCAACAATGAATAGCTAGCTATACTGCGAGAGTGCGAGGGGTATAAACTTGCACTTCCAGGTGCTGCTAATGAAGTAATAGTAATACTAATATTTGTTGGGATCTGAATCGCCCTGGAAGAGATATTTTGATTGATGTTTGTTACCTTATTCCACTCCCTGTCCCTGCATCATGTGTTCAAAATCCAGATTAGCATGGttatataaaatcataaaaaatgcAGCATAATAAGGAACCGAACGTTCAAATTGGTGCTCTGGAAGGAAATTACAAATTTGTCTTCTTGAAAATTGATTTTCATTTATATCTACGTATCTATCTAGTTCACTGACCTCAATCTATGGATTCTGTTGTTTGAGAATGTTGCTCCTCAAATAGAGTTTGTATTCTCTGCAATAAAAATCAAACCCTGATACTTAGCCAAAAGAATATGACAACTTACAGAAATTTACAACTAAATCTTTTTCCTTTTATCTTTGTCTCAGGGAActtgaagttttttttataagcaggGAACTTAAAGTTAATGTGATTAATTATCGGCAGATAACAATAGTAAATGCTGCATTTAGTTTCTACCTTGACAGAACTTCCAACTTCCTCTAGTTTCTGCAGTAGTAGCAGCTCCCCAGTAGGAGTAGAGTCATGCCTCGCTGACTTTGATGGAGACATCTACAATGACAGAAAACAATGAGAGGAAGAGAGACAACAAGTAACCAACATGAACAATGAGTTATGACTTCAATTATTGATTGCCCAGAATAAAAATGGAGCCCCAAAAGAAGTGGAAAAATTTGAACTATTTATTCCCAGTCCATAGGACTGGTGAATGGCCTACCATAAGATGTGGAGCATCTTCTAGTGTAGAAACCTGCCTCGAAACAATCTCATTTCTCATGTTCGATAGGCGCATCATAACAGCCTGAAAAGTTTGAAGCAATGCATAAAAGCAGTTGTATACAACCCATGCTATCATCTTcaaaatgaaagaagaaaataaggaAAAGAAACACACACATCCACAAGAGTGTATGCAAGTGTGGAGGGGAGAGTGATCACTGATCAGACACTATTGAATAATGAATACCTTCCTGAAAGCGTTTGGATTCGCAATGCCGAGGATTTTAACATCATCACTTGGTGGTCTTCTAACTCCAATATTTTCAATTCTAAGAGAATATACACCGAAAAGCGATTGCAAGTACCCTATGTAAAGACATAATTAACAGGTATCAGAAATTAAAACCACATGAACATAGAACCATTGCCAAGGATTGGAAGACTTATACCAAGGAATAAAACCCAAAACAGATAGTATGAAACTCGAGCTAGAAAAGAAGCAAAGAAGAAAACTGCACCTTGTTCAACCACAACATCAGACACAGAACTCAACAAAACATGCTTCTCTTTCTTCAGCACCCCAAAACATGGGAATGGTACCGGCCTTGTAACCTGAACAGATAAACACATATCCATATAACATGTCATGAGATCCTTAAATTCAAACATCTACATTGACCTAATAAAAAAACAGTAGCAAGCTAAACTTATCAAACAAGCAATCAACCCCAAAACTTGTTTAAGGGTCGAATGAATGATTTTTATATTAtcttctaacacgccccctcacaaGTGCTTAAATTCcacattttaattaaaaaatgaggaGGCaaagatcgaactctagaccgcaAAATCAGGCtctaggctctgataccatatcaaacaaccaattatccaAAAAACTTAAGCTATTGTGTAAGAGTcgcatgaatgattttatattatattctaacaaaaaCACCCAAACCTATTTATCCATACTTTATCCCCAAAACCCAAGTAACAATTTCCAAAAATTCACTCCAAAAAATaacatactccctccggtcctatttataagcatgaaagagaagaaaaatcttggtcctttttataagaatcaaatgaaagtttgagctatattaattaattttttccaatgatgcccttattaattctaacttgtaaaatgtgtctcattaattattctctctcttttccactttccaacactaataataaagggtaattttggaagttcattttaatttaagacaaatttaatgcattttatctagtttaactacatttcttaaactgtgcgaattttttttttgttgcttataaataggaccggagggagtaaaatgaaaaaaaaaaacatgctaAATTGAAATGAAGAAATCATCAACTTGCCTTATATACAATAGCATTTGGTGTGAGATAGAGTGTTCTAGACCTTATATCCTTCCTGAGAACAAACCTCCTGATTGGAAGATACAGCAACATGAAAACACCAATACCCCATGCCAATATCAACAAAACTGAGTTTACCACCCACTGCATCGTTTGATACTTGACAAAACTCTCCTCCATCTCTCGAAACGACGCCGCATACAACactgcttcatcttcttccaacaAACTCTTCTCCAAGCTCTCAATTTCCACAACCTCGTCTCTGTTACTGTTTCCCATTCACACCCACCAACCTCACTCTGAAACCAACGTTCATTCAACCGAAACAAACAAAAGATTAAAACTTTATCAAATGGGCCTTGGAAATTTGGGCTTTGAGGGTGGAAAATACCCGGCCCATGATTGAGACTCTGCAATTTGCAATGTTTTGAAAATCAGACCGATCATTGAACCATTCTAAGCACCGATTTAAGGTTTAGAGGTTGAACTGAGATTGGACAGAGGTCAAACCggatattaattaaataatattttaactattttaatataatttatattaaataaataatattcacATGTTCTAATAAATTATTGATACAATTTGAACGACACCCTGGAACTTATGGATAGACAGTGGACCTTGTCTGTGATCGGAGTTCGTCGGGAGTGCATGATGCCAGCTGATTGATTGGCCAAGCTTGGAGCTgcctccaccacaaaatcactGTGCCTTATGGAGTCTCCTCCTCCGAAATTAGAGATCCTTATTATGAAGGATCGTTTTGCTGCTTTGTAATTGCGTAGTTGTAttaattttccgatgaaaaaaaaaagtaaagttCTTACAaaagaaatcacaaaaataTTACAATAATTTAGGGActatatatatagttatatactAAAATTtgtaaagttaaaaaaaaaaggtatgtGAGAAGAAAAATTGTTACgcattcaatttcaattttggtTTAAAAAAACAAAGTGGGCCAATAAATTAACAATGGTATCCAAACGTGTAAAGGCCCAACACACTTTCTTTTAGGGTTAAAACCGGTTGCTCCGGTTCACGACCGGTTTGATTTTGTCCGGTTTTCTTACATATCGGACCGGGCAATACTGCGGTTCCCGGTTGAACCGATTGGCAATTTGATAAACCCTAACAAagagggttttgaattttgattgagaagaagatgatggagacgaagaagaagatgaagaagagtacACAAGTGGTgcaaagtaaagattttgagaagAAGGGTGTTGCTGGCAATGGTGCTAGGAATGGAAGCTGTGGAGATAACAGTGTTTTTGCTTCTTGTTCGTTCTCAAGCCTTGGCCTTCATTCCAGTTTGTGTGACCAACTTCGTGGTATTGTTTTAACTCTCCGTTTGTTTCGTGAATTTGGCTGCAATTGTTCATGGGCAAGATGCAATTGTCCAAAGTTTTAGTCTTTTTGACACTGTTTTGTTTAGTTGATTCATTGGGAGTGCTGAgaaaattttggttttttaCAGATAGGTTAGGCTTTGAAGCTCCAACTTTGGTGCAAGCTCAAGCAATTCCTGTCATCCTCTCCGGGCGCCATGCGTAtcctttttgttgttgttgttgttgttgacttgttgttgttgttgttgttaactCAATAACTCttcattttgtttttgaaattgTGTTCTTTAATGAGAAGCTTTTAGCCTGGTTAATGCGGCCACGGGCACAGGGAAGACTATTGCCTACCTGGCTCCTATCATTCATTACTTGCAGAGTTATGATAACCGAATCCAGCGTTCTGATGGAACATTTGGTGtgtcttcttttcattttgaacATGATTTAGTTTGGTTCCATTATGTAATTACTTTTCTTCCCCACAATTTTACTGTTTGTTCAGACTTGTACCGTTCCAGACTGACTATTTTTCAAACTGTTAAgataatgaaaaaataattcTTTCTTCAAAGCTGTTGACTTTCATATTACTTGTTTAGAGGAAAAGATTTgtgaagtttaaattttgatGACCAGCTCTCCCAAAAGACAAAATCTTATATGAAGGCATATGAGTGTTTTTATCTCTAGCACACTACTCATGCGAAAGTTCTTTTCAATTGAAGTGTGAAATTTGAACCCACCCGCTTTACCTGTGCTTAAGTTCAATGTTATTTAGTAGAAGAATGGGGACAACAAGGATTGAACTCTTGACCACTTGGTTACATAGACTCTAATACCTTGTAAATTATTAACCTTCCCAAAAGCTTAAATTGTTAAGGGAAGACAGATGAGTTGTTGATTCGGCATCAGATACATATGCCAAACTGTATTCATGCATATTATAGTATGTCTTCCCTTAAATTGTTAAAGGAAGACAGATGAATTGCTTTACATCTCTAATATTAAAGATGATTCTTCATCAGATACATATGTCAAACTGTATTCATCCTTAGTAACTAAACTTTTTGCTGAATTGTTTATGGTATGTAACTAATTCGATTTCACTACTTTGATTGATTTATTGGCAATAGCGTTGGTTCTTGTACCGACGCGAGAGCTATGTTTGCAGGTTTATGAAATTCTTGTGAAGTTACTGCACCGGTTTCATTGGATTGTTCCAGGATACATTATGGGTGGTGAGAATAGATCCAAGGAGAAAGCCAGGCTGCGCAAAGGTAGAAACCATGTTTATTCATCATTAACAGTCCTCTGCTGACTTTatctttaaaatttgttttgttttagttGTCCAACAATCCAATCAGAAATATGGTGGGAATGAAATTATAAATGAAAAGAGATTAGTGTTATAGTATCCTTTGGGATGACTAaaagaaaatttgttttttacaGAAAGGAAATTTCATGTCATGATGAAAAACATTGTTTGATTGATTATATTTATAACCTTGGTTGTTCCTATTTAGGTATATCAATTCTTATAGCAACTCCTGGGCGCCTTCTAGATCACTTGAAGAAGACATCATCATTCGTATACACAAATTTGCGCTGGATAATTTTTGATGAAGCTGATCGGTATGGTTCGCATCTACTGCTTCAGCAGAAATTACTGTTTGTTGGCATATTAAATGTGGTACTGTTTTCTCAATGTGTTGTTTTCTTTGCACTATATAATCTCATGAACTAACAAGCTTCATATTTTTTTCTCCAGGATTTTGGAATTAGGATTTGGAAAAGATATAGAGGAAATACTAGATCTTTTAGGTTCAACGAGAACCGGGTGTGATGACCAAGAGAATGCAGTTCCTGGAGCCTCTAAAACTCAAAGACAGAATTTGCTATTGTCAGCCACCTTAAATGAGAAAGTAAACCACCTTGCCAAAATTAGTCTAGAGAATCCGGTGATGATTGGTCTTGATGATAAAAGCATAGAACCAATTTCAACAACTGCAAGCCTTGATCACGCAGAACCTGATGAAGACAGTGAAGAAAAGTATTCCGGTAAAATACCAACAGTTGGTGATTATAAAGTTCCTGTACAGTTGATTCAGAGACACGTGAAAGGTTTGTGAAGACTATTAATTAGAAACATCTGCAGTGAGCCTTCTACGTTAACATAATGTTTTCAATATCCTCAATTTCTACTTTGATTGCTTTGCAGTGCCTTGTGGTTCACGCCTTCCTGTACTTCTTTCAATTCTAAAGCATCTTTTTGAAAGGGAACCTTCACAAAAGGTAAAGCTTAGCTTTAATCTTCAGCCCCTATGCCTGGAATCTGTTTCTTAGATGGGTTGAAATTAGTAGATTTTGCCATCCACACATTCCTCTCGTTGTTTACAATGGTTAAATTATTGCTTGCCAGTTGTCAATTGGTGTATAATAGCATGATGTATGTATCATGTGGTACTCTTGGTGTAATTTTGTGAGACATATGTAGATGAAGACAAAAATATCTCTTGGTTAGTATGCTAATATAATATTAAAGAGTGTTagttaccaaaaaaaattccatatTATTCTGGTTGTGGGACTGAAACTTATATTAGCAAGAATGAATCTGCATCTATCCTTTCCCTTGCTAATCAAAGCTATTacaagtcaaaactcaaaacatTATACTTCATTATGGCATCATTCATCTATTTTTGATTTCACAGGTTGTGGTATTCTTTTCAACATGTGATGCGGTGGACTTTCACTATTCACTGTTAAAATCATTCAAATTTTCGTCATATCCACAAATAGAAGAAGGGGACAAACAAATGTTTCTGGGATGCAAAATTTTGCATTTACATGGTAATATGGAACAGGAGAACCGAAGAACAAGTTTCCAGGCCTTTAAAACTGAGAATTCTGCTCTGCTTTTATCGACTGATGTTTCTGCTAGAGGTCTGGATTTTCCAAAGGTTAGATGCATCATACAATATGATTGTCCAGGGGAAGCTACTGAATATGTGCACAGGTATCTGCTTTTTGCTTagttttttgtgtgtgtgtgtgggggggggggttgcTCATTTAATCAATCATCTCTTCTTGTTCCGATTGTAACCTAAATACTGCTTGGAACATATGGGCTGCAtgatgtatatttttttaaagaaaattggGTTCATCAATTGTGGTTACTTAGTATGTGCAATGTTGTTTAAGAAGAGTATTTGCACACATAATCTGTAAAGTTTTCCTTCAAAAGGTACATTGATACATGTCAAACATTCATGCATAATTTAGACTCAAAATTAAGCATCAAAGTCAATAATATTATAGAAGCTAGAGTTAGGAGGCTTTTGATTAAACTTATTAAAATAGCTTTTTACCAACGGTTCTCAAATTTCTCAGATAGGCTTATGAATGAGCGCTGATACTTACCTAGTCTTTTGAGCTTATTTAAATAAGCTTATAAATAAGTGCTTATTAatataagcgcttaattaagctatttATCCAAACACATTAAATATGTATGTGTGAGGGAGATTCATTAACTTATAAGAAACAATAGTAATCATATCTTCTATTGCTTTAGGATGGTAAAGGACtgtaaaattaatcaatatcatGAATAGTTAAATGATCCCCATCTTGTTCCAAATTTTACTTGTGATGCTTTTGAGCAATTTTTTGTTTACTTCATCTTACAATGATTTAATGATGAAATTGAaagaatttttatatttttagaaGCCTGAAGGTTTGTTTTGCACTTCTATGAGTGACTTTAACAATCATTAGTAATGGAGCTTGTTCCACTGGATAGCTAGTAGATTCAAAGTCATATTCGCTATTCTTCCTTTATGAATACCTATACTATAATCTTCCAATATGactggaaatgctatcttatctGAGCCATCATGAATTCATTATGCAGAGTTGGTAGAACTGCTCGCCTGGGGGAAAAAGGAGAGTCACTATTATTTCTACAACCAATTGAAATAGACTATTTACAGGACTTGGAGAAACATGGTGTCTCACTAACAGAGTATCCTCTCCTCAAAGTGTTGGATTATTTCCCCCTACATGGACAAAGTAAACACTTAAAGAAATCAGTTTTCATAGACTCGCATCCCTGGGTGCTCTGTCTACAGAAGGCACTTGAATCCTTCATAACATCCAAGGTGATTTTCATTGCTGGTCTTATTGTTACATTTGTACTGATTATCTATGTCTTATCCAATAGAATGTCATTCAAAACGTTGTATTTTAACTTTTGATTCCTCTTGAGTTGAGTAACATGCAATTTAAGTTCATTTTGAATCATCATAGATTCATCTTTTATATGACaattaaacattaaaaaaagtTCCCCTAACATTAAAAAACATTAACATCTTGCATACTATTGTGCTGCCCCGTTGTGTACTTTTTTGCCCCATTGGGTCATTTTGCCCCGTATATAACTATGAATGCTAATAGAAATGCCCCTAACAAAATGACCCAACGGGGCAGCACAATAGTATGCAAGATGTTAATAGATTGGTTTAAAATCCACTGATAAACCAAAATAACATGCCAAATAGATTTGATTTGTTTGCGCTGTTAGGAAGTTTTTGAGAATAGAGAAAGGGAAGGTTAGAGCAGGGAAATGAGTGGGACTTCCATCTGTTCACATGCTAAAAGTGAGGAAATACTTGATTACTTTAGAGGCCGATTCCACAAGTTGAACTTATGATTTCTTTTGTCCACAATTTGGGATTTCAAACACCAACACAAAAGCTTAAACATTTGGTTAAGACTGATCTTATTCTTAATAATTATCAGTCAAGCACGCACTCGGTCAAAGATCTAAGAGCATCCTGCATATCAGTAGTTTCCCCCCCTTCCATCTTCAATTGTGGTGACTGGTTTATTCCTTATGATTTCACTAGACATCAATGTTTTCCATATATGATTTTACAAGAGTTCTTTGTTTCTTCTATGTATTCATAAACCGGTTGTTGCCTTGTCTTTTTCAGCCCAAGCTGGATGAACTTGCCAAGAGGGCATTCTGCTCTTGGGTCCGTGCATACACAGCCTATAAGGGTGAtctgaaaaaaatatttctgATCAAGAAACTTCACTTGGGGCATGTAGCAAAAAGCTTTGCATTGAAACAACAACCCTCCTTAGTTGGAAAGTCATTCCAAAAGCAaattaagaagagaaagagatatGAGAAGAATAATGGGCTGTCAAATAAGAGAAAAGTTGCGAGGGTGACATAATGCAGACCATGAAAATGGCTGATGCCATGATTttgatgaagcaaatgatgtcAAATGATGACATTGGATGATGGATCCTGTGAGACCAGAATCCAAATCATGCATCAACAAAGTGGTCATTAATATCGTGTTTGAATTGGTGATGACATACAATCTAAAAAATGGTAACTCTAGAAGCTACCTTTGAAGCTTCTCCCTATAATTGATTATAGGACTTTCACTGCGGAACCAAACACACTACTACTGCAGCATCAAGGCCTTTTGGCCCTGTTCATTCTCAAATTGCTAACCTGGGTTTTCTTATGGCTGATGCTTGCATGTATACACTAATCTACAATGTGCTTTTAGTTGGTTTGGTAATTTAGTATTATTGTCACATGGAGCTGAGTCAATTTGTTACTTGTTAGGTTCATAATCCTTTCAATAGATAACTTGTGGCTCAGTGGTTCTTGTTCATGCAACttcattattattgttatttcgATCTATAAAAGATAATGCTTTCTATGTATTTCATTACAATCACAATCTGATCATTACCACATCTCAATCCTAATTTAAAATTCTGATGAGACTCATGTGAAGCCACAGGCATGTGCTACCATATTACTAGTTATTGAATCCATTATTAAATCTCAAGCTCTTTTTTTAAGTTATTGAATTATATATGTAGAAAGAATATTACAGCCTGCAACTGCATGTTTTCCATTGTCTCCAATTGGACGGTTTGTACAACGGAAAGAAGATATGATATGCCTAATTTAATAGAAAACTAGCTaattaaactaagaaattgtgACACAGATTATAAAGAAATTGTGATTCTATGACAAAACGCAAGTAATGGACGTGTAATGACTATAATTATAATTGAATACCCTAACCTTAGTTCAAACTATTCCATAAAAATATAAGTGATGAGCTAGCCATGaaattaagaaataagaactcaCTAATCATCACAACTCCATGAGAAGTAAATAATAGTATCATTAGGAT contains:
- the LOC130722799 gene encoding uncharacterized protein LOC130722799, translating into MGNSNRDEVVEIESLEKSLLEEDEAVLYAASFREMEESFVKYQTMQWVVNSVLLILAWGIGVFMLLYLPIRRFVLRKDIRSRTLYLTPNAIVYKVTRPVPFPCFGVLKKEKHVLLSSVSDVVVEQGYLQSLFGVYSLRIENIGVRRPPSDDVKILGIANPNAFRKAVMMRLSNMRNEIVSRQVSTLEDAPHLMMSPSKSARHDSTPTGELLLLQKLEEVGSSVKRIQTLFEEQHSQTTESID
- the LOC130724035 gene encoding DEAD-box ATP-dependent RNA helicase 17, with amino-acid sequence MMETKKKMKKSTQVVQSKDFEKKGVAGNGARNGSCGDNSVFASCSFSSLGLHSSLCDQLRDRLGFEAPTLVQAQAIPVILSGRHALVNAATGTGKTIAYLAPIIHYLQSYDNRIQRSDGTFALVLVPTRELCLQVYEILVKLLHRFHWIVPGYIMGGENRSKEKARLRKGISILIATPGRLLDHLKKTSSFVYTNLRWIIFDEADRILELGFGKDIEEILDLLGSTRTGCDDQENAVPGASKTQRQNLLLSATLNEKVNHLAKISLENPVMIGLDDKSIEPISTTASLDHAEPDEDSEEKYSGKIPTVGDYKVPVQLIQRHVKVPCGSRLPVLLSILKHLFEREPSQKVVVFFSTCDAVDFHYSLLKSFKFSSYPQIEEGDKQMFLGCKILHLHGNMEQENRRTSFQAFKTENSALLLSTDVSARGLDFPKVRCIIQYDCPGEATEYVHRVGRTARLGEKGESLLFLQPIEIDYLQDLEKHGVSLTEYPLLKVLDYFPLHGQSKHLKKSVFIDSHPWVLCLQKALESFITSKPKLDELAKRAFCSWVRAYTAYKGDLKKIFLIKKLHLGHVAKSFALKQQPSLVGKSFQKQIKKRKRYEKNNGLSNKRKVARVT